In Pecten maximus unplaced genomic scaffold, xPecMax1.1, whole genome shotgun sequence, one DNA window encodes the following:
- the LOC117318555 gene encoding uncharacterized protein LOC117318555, which yields MGILDDSQEGYILEVDLYYPSELHDLHNDYPLAPERIQATADMLSPFASKLLEDLGLKGTSTEKLIPLNPKTKYLLHYRNLKQYLSLGMKLTKVHRVLSFQQSPWLKTYIDFPDEQGTFYQSELQKVEVRDDDMWKVENILKTRGKGRNKQHFVKWLHWPKKFNSWIRASDVTDL from the exons ATGGGTATTTTAGACGATTCACAAGAAGGTTACATCCTAGAAGTAGATCTATATTATCCTAGTGAGCTCCACGATCTCCATAACGACTATCCATTGGCCCCCGAGCGAATTCAAGCTACTGCAGACATGTTGTCCCCCTTTGCCTCAAAATTACTAGAAGATCTtgggttaaaagggacatcgACTGAAAAACTTATTCCTTTGAACCCCAAAACTAAATATCTTCTACACTATCGCAACCTCAAACAATATCTCTCGTTAGGTATGAAATTGACCAAAGTCCACCGGGTGCTCTCCTTTCAACAGTCGCCATGGCTCAAGACATACATCGATTTT CCTGACGAACAAGGTACCTTTTATCAGTCGGAACTCCAGAAGGTGGAAGTTCGTGATGATGACATGTGGAAAGTGGAAAACATATTGAAGACCAGAGGAAAGGGACGAAACAAACAACACTTTGTGAAATGGCTTCACTGGCCTAAGAAATTTAATTCTTGGATACGCGCATCTGACGTTACCGATTTGTAG